In Candidatus Obscuribacterales bacterium, one DNA window encodes the following:
- a CDS encoding iron ABC transporter permease yields the protein MSSKTSSSFDLSSLLSWAKALPSQGWTMAVMAIALLISTPTLVVLSSIFTNTGDVWSHLVDTVLLRYVLNSLWLMIGVGIGVFGIGVSTAWLVTLCRFPGAKLFEWALLLPLAAPAYLLAYAYTDVFEYFGPVQTTLRLWFGWSSTNDYWFPNVRSLWGAIVMLSLVLYPYVYLLARVAFLDQALCTMEASRSLGRGPWKSFFTVALPLARPAIATGVSLALMETLNDFGTVQHFGVETFTTGIYRTWFSMGERIAAAQLATCLLLFVFGLILLERWSRRQARYYQTVGRNQTLSTYHLKGWRSLLAMTICTVPVLLGLVIPVGLFTNMTLNNLERTVNRNFWQLSQHSLILATLTAAIAIALSIIMAYGVRLKPSWGMRLGTRLAAMGYAVPGSVIAVGTLIPVARFDNWLDAQMRSLFDISTGLLVSGTIAALIFAYLVRFLAVSFGAVESSLIKIKPTLDDASRSLGQTPSRTLLKVHAPLMSGGLLTGIMLVFVDVMKELPATMVIRPFNFDTLAVYVHRYAADERLVEASAPALAILLVGLIPVIALSVQITRSRARPSP from the coding sequence GTGTCTTCTAAAACTTCATCTTCTTTTGACCTTTCCAGTCTGCTCAGTTGGGCAAAAGCGTTGCCATCTCAGGGTTGGACGATGGCAGTCATGGCGATCGCTCTCTTAATTTCCACACCGACCCTAGTGGTATTGAGCAGTATCTTCACCAACACTGGAGACGTCTGGAGCCATCTCGTGGATACAGTGCTGTTGCGCTATGTTCTCAACTCTCTCTGGCTGATGATCGGCGTGGGGATTGGGGTTTTTGGGATCGGTGTATCTACGGCTTGGCTGGTCACCCTCTGTCGATTCCCAGGAGCCAAGCTGTTTGAGTGGGCGCTGCTGTTGCCCTTGGCGGCTCCAGCCTACCTGCTCGCCTATGCCTACACCGATGTGTTTGAATATTTTGGCCCAGTGCAAACGACGCTGCGTCTCTGGTTTGGCTGGTCTAGCACCAACGACTACTGGTTTCCCAACGTGCGATCGCTGTGGGGGGCGATCGTCATGCTCAGTTTGGTTCTCTATCCCTATGTCTACCTGCTGGCGCGGGTCGCCTTTCTTGATCAGGCCCTTTGTACAATGGAAGCCAGTCGCTCCCTAGGACGGGGCCCCTGGAAAAGTTTTTTCACAGTGGCACTACCTCTAGCTCGGCCAGCGATCGCCACTGGTGTTTCCCTCGCCCTCATGGAGACCCTCAACGACTTTGGCACCGTGCAGCACTTTGGCGTCGAAACCTTCACGACCGGCATCTATCGCACCTGGTTCAGTATGGGTGAACGCATTGCCGCAGCCCAGTTAGCTACCTGCCTGCTGCTGTTTGTCTTTGGGCTAATTTTGCTAGAGCGCTGGTCACGACGGCAGGCCAGATATTACCAAACGGTCGGCCGCAACCAAACCCTCTCCACCTACCATCTAAAGGGCTGGCGATCGCTCCTGGCCATGACCATCTGTACAGTACCGGTGCTATTGGGCTTGGTGATCCCCGTCGGGTTGTTTACCAACATGACCCTGAACAACCTAGAACGCACGGTAAACCGTAACTTCTGGCAACTGTCGCAACATAGCCTGATCTTGGCAACCCTAACGGCAGCGATCGCCATTGCCCTCTCGATCATCATGGCCTATGGGGTGCGGCTGAAGCCGAGCTGGGGAATGCGCTTGGGTACAAGACTAGCAGCCATGGGCTACGCCGTTCCCGGCTCCGTCATTGCCGTTGGTACGCTCATCCCCGTCGCTCGGTTTGACAACTGGCTCGATGCCCAAATGCGATCGCTTTTTGATATTTCCACAGGACTATTGGTAAGCGGCACCATCGCTGCCCTGATTTTTGCCTACCTCGTGCGCTTCTTAGCCGTCTCCTTTGGGGCTGTAGAATCCAGCTTAATTAAAATTAAACCCACTCTAGATGATGCGTCCCGCAGCCTAGGACAAACCCCAAGTCGCACATTGCTGAAAGTCCATGCACCGCTGATGTCTGGGGGTTTGCTGACGGGAATTATGTTGGTGTTTGTGGATGTCATGAAAGAGCTGCCTGCCACCATGGTGATCCGTCCGTTTAACTTTGATACCCTGGCGGTTTATGTGCATCGCTATGCAGCAGATGAACGGCTGGTGGAAGCTTCGGCCCCGGCGTTGGCCATCTTGCTGGTGGGACTGATACCGGTAATTGCTCTGAGCGTGCAAATTACCCGTTCTCGGGCGCGTCCATCCCCCTAG